The sequence AGACTATACCCGGCGGCCAACATACGACTGAGTTCTTCACGCTCCATCAGGGTTAACCGTTGATATTGTCCCATGTGCAACTCCTTCGCTCCTGGAATTCCCAGGATACAGGTGTTGCACTAGGATCTTGAACCCGCACAGTAGCCTTCCTCCTCGGCAGGGCGGCACAAAATGTGCACCTGCTATGACACAAATTGTCGATCTTCTCCAGAAATCCGCCTAATTCTTCCTCCATCGTAAGCCAATAAAGAGATTTAAAATCCACGAGTTGAGACTCGAATAGCAATCGAAACGGTCGGCATGCCAATTGCTCAATTGGCGGCCAGCCATGGGTGTATGTATGAAGACACAGTGCGATAAGGTTCTGTCTCGTGAGACAGGATTTTCCTTTATCGAGCTCATGATTGCAGTGGCGATTATCGGGATCGCTGCCGCGATCGCTACCCCGAGTTTCACGCGGATGTACTACGACTATGAAGCGAAGGCCATAGCCTCAGAAATCGCTCGCCACCTCGTGCTGGTTCGTACGAGGGCGATGACCACGAACCAAACTCTGAATGTCCAAATCGTAATGGTGAATGGGGATATCCAGATGACAACTACCAACTTGGCTGGCGCTCCTGCTCTTCAAGGCCTCAACGGGATTACGGCGAGGCATATGGCGCCATTAGTCTTCAATAACGGTGGCATTCCGAACGGTGGAGTAGTCCAGTTTAATTCCTATGGGATCAGGACGAGTGTGCCTGGCACAGGGGTGCAGACGATCCAGGTTGGCGGGACTCTCGGAGGAACTCCAACCACGCAATATCGCATTAACATTGCGCCGAGCGGAACCAGTGGACTTGTCAGGCTGTGAGGGTTCGGTGATGAGTGATTGCATGCACGATAGGAACGTGAGGACAAACAGGATTCATCGGGAACAGGGGTTTACGCTCATTGAGGCCATGCTGTCGTCGGCAATTCTAGCAGTTGGGTTGCTCGGCTTGGCTGGGATGACGACCTTGTCGTTCACGCGCAACAGCGACAGCAATGAAGTGATGGTTGCCACAAACCTTGCGACGGAACTCGTCGAACGGATGCAATTCAATCGAAGGAACCTCGTGAATGGCTATAACGGAATCAATCTGGCCTCGGCGAATCCAGCGCTCTGCACCCAGAATGCACTGACGCAGCCTGTGGCGCGAGGGGATTGTCTCCAATGGCAAACCCGCCTGTTCGCGTCGGGATTAATAGGGGTTCAAGCCCAGGTGGCGGTGGCGGCCGCAGGACCTGTGGGGCTCAATCAAAACAACATTGGCGTGACAGTCACTTGGATCGGATCAAGTCAAAATACCATTGCTGGGGGTTCGGCAGCCTGGGTTCCTGGAACCAAGAGGGTCACGGTGAACACGATCATCGCGCCGGAATGAATAGCCGAAGGAGAAAGGGGCGGAGGGATGGAATGAGATCGCGAGACAAGCAAGCTGAGCAGGGATTCACATTGGTCGAGATCATGGTGGCGACTGCCGTGACCTCTGTCATCGTATTGGCCGGCATGGCTGCCCTGACGATGACAGGCAAGGCAGTACGGGCCAATGAGCAAACTTCCGACGCTCAACAGAACGCGCGTATGGCAATGGAGATTATTACCCACGATATTAAAATGGCTGGGTTTGGGCCTCCTATCGATCCATCGAGAAATCCACCCCCGGTTGGAAACTGCGGAATCGGCGGGATTCCCGTGCCGATTCTTCCTGGGGATAACAATCCGACTGTCGGGGTTAACGATACGGGGCCGGATCAAATATCGCTCGTGGTGCCCCTCACGGTGTACGCTGCGCCGGGGATTACGGCCTGGCAGACCACAGCAGCACTTGGTTTAGGAGCTGTGGGCTTTCCAAATGTGCCGATCAACGCAGCCATCCTACCTGCTATGACTGCAGCGGGGTTCGGCGCCAACTCCTTTATTTCGCTCGGCGGCATCGTCATGGCTCAGGTGCAAGGCGCTGCCGCTCCCATCTTGCTGACGGTCCCCGATCCTGGCCCAACGGTGATTCCCAGCGGGACCCAAGTATTCATCCTTCAATGCATCACCTATCAGGTCATTCCTCAGCTTGCCGGTGGTACTCCCGGCGCAGATGCCAACAATATCTGTGGCGGTAATGCCCCCTGCCTGGTTCGCGGGATTGCCAATGCCACGGTCAATTCTTTTGGTCGTACTCTGCCGAATTGCAATGTCGCGGCGAGTCCTTGTTTGCCGATCGTCAACGGGATTGAGGATATGCAGCTCGCCTATGCTTGCGACGGCTGCGTGTTGCCGGCCGCCGGTCTCTCCGAGCCGAATGGTCGGATCGATGACGTGAGCCTGAACCTTATCTTCGATCAACCGGATTACACCTCGAACCAGATCTGGAACAATCCGCCCATGACTCCCTCCGCCATCAAAATGGTTCAAGTGTCGATCGTCGCCCGGCAACAATCGATGGATACAGGGCTCGGGGAAGGAAATTCACAGGCAGGACCGGGAGTCTTATCCAGTACCTTTCTCACAGTCGATGACCATCCCCATGCAGGCGGAGTCTTCGTGGCAGGCGATGCTGCAGCGCAGGTTCCTCCTTATGCATCGGTGCGCCGGCGTGTGGTGACGAGAACAGTAGAGACGAGAAATGCGAGACCTTGGTCCTGAATTGGGAAGGAAGATGACAATGAGTGAGCAGTATAAGAGGTCATATGTATGGGACGAAGGGGGGGTGAGTCTGATCACCGTCATGATGGTGATCCTGATCATGACCCTGATGGGGATCTCAATCCTTGCCGTCACTGGATCTGAGCGGCAAATTGCCGGTTCCGTCAGTGCCAATGAAGCTTCAGTGGCAGCGGCTGAGTCCTGTGTGAGCACCGGAGCGAACGTGCTCCAACAGTTTTGGGTAAATCATGTCCTGCCGCCGGCGTTGCTCGACAACGCGGTTCCTCCTGGTCCTGTACCGCTCGCGAATGCCGCCGTGTTGGCCGGGGAGCTCATCAATGACGGAGGCAATGTGGATTTCCCGGTTGGAGCTGGCTCTGCGCCAAACCTGGCCATGACGATCGGTAACTACCAGGTATTTGGCGACATTGATCGGATGTACATCAAATATGCCGCGGGGAGTGAGAGCGCTTCCGGCAGTTCGACTCCGTTGACGGATACTTTCTATCAAATCACTTGTGTTGCGCAAAATTTGACTACTGGAATCACGAGTCAAGTCGGGGCCTTATATGTCTGTAATAACCCGGGATCTTTTTGTCAGCCAAGGCCCTACTAGACTAGCGACAGCTGGATAAGGAGGATCGCCATGAAAGACAATGTTCGCCGACAGAGGGGAAGAAAGGGTCTGTATCCAGGCGGCCGGATGGGTGGACAGAGCCGATTGTTTCTGAGCGTTGGGATCGTGATGTTGTCAGTGGCAGTCTTCTCTGTCGTGAGTTTTGGCATCACGCAGGCCGACGAGCAGCCCATTCCTTCTAAGACGATCAACTATCAGAACGGCACGATTACCGCCATCTATGAGAAGACGCTAGACATCGATGGACGGAACTATGGTGTGATGCCGGATGTCGTCATGCTTGATCAACATGGAGAAGCGATGGATCTCGGTCGTCTGATGGTGAGTGCCGAAGTAAAGTTTCACGTCAAGAAAGAGCAAAGCAACATGATCGACCAGATGATTGTGACTCTCCCCTTTTAATAGAGAAACGGTAGACAGGATGGTTGGTGCAACAAGAATGGAGGGTGCCATGAAGAGCCGGAATATCGCCACTCGTGGAACCGTCATGCTCGCATTGATTGGTTGTCTCATCGGGCCTGGGGCGGTCCAGGCCCAAACGATGGACCAGTACTACGGAGTTCCGCCCTTCGTCAACGACCAAGTCGCGCCCAATATCATCCTGCTGCTAGACAATTCCGGCAGTATGAGCGGTCTGGCTTGCGACCTCTCTACTCCAGCCGATGGGGACTGCAACGATGCAGGCGATAGGCCTTTCACCAACACATTCAATTTCTCCGGCTACT comes from Nitrospirota bacterium and encodes:
- a CDS encoding prepilin-type N-terminal cleavage/methylation domain-containing protein, whose product is MKTQCDKVLSRETGFSFIELMIAVAIIGIAAAIATPSFTRMYYDYEAKAIASEIARHLVLVRTRAMTTNQTLNVQIVMVNGDIQMTTTNLAGAPALQGLNGITARHMAPLVFNNGGIPNGGVVQFNSYGIRTSVPGTGVQTIQVGGTLGGTPTTQYRINIAPSGTSGLVRL
- a CDS encoding prepilin-type N-terminal cleavage/methylation domain-containing protein, translated to MHDRNVRTNRIHREQGFTLIEAMLSSAILAVGLLGLAGMTTLSFTRNSDSNEVMVATNLATELVERMQFNRRNLVNGYNGINLASANPALCTQNALTQPVARGDCLQWQTRLFASGLIGVQAQVAVAAAGPVGLNQNNIGVTVTWIGSSQNTIAGGSAAWVPGTKRVTVNTIIAPE
- a CDS encoding prepilin-type N-terminal cleavage/methylation domain-containing protein, whose amino-acid sequence is MRSRDKQAEQGFTLVEIMVATAVTSVIVLAGMAALTMTGKAVRANEQTSDAQQNARMAMEIITHDIKMAGFGPPIDPSRNPPPVGNCGIGGIPVPILPGDNNPTVGVNDTGPDQISLVVPLTVYAAPGITAWQTTAALGLGAVGFPNVPINAAILPAMTAAGFGANSFISLGGIVMAQVQGAAAPILLTVPDPGPTVIPSGTQVFILQCITYQVIPQLAGGTPGADANNICGGNAPCLVRGIANATVNSFGRTLPNCNVAASPCLPIVNGIEDMQLAYACDGCVLPAAGLSEPNGRIDDVSLNLIFDQPDYTSNQIWNNPPMTPSAIKMVQVSIVARQQSMDTGLGEGNSQAGPGVLSSTFLTVDDHPHAGGVFVAGDAAAQVPPYASVRRRVVTRTVETRNARPWS